The genomic DNA GCTTTAATTGTCAGCAACATAAACTTCGCTAGCACCATCATTTTTAAGTAATCAAACTTGATATGGCCTAACTTTATCGCCAATGTCCATTGCTGACGTTGCCATTGGCATTGCGGGAACTGACAAGCCAAACACATAGTCAGCATAAGCTTCTTGCAAAATTTGCTAGATAAACTTTGCCGGGACATATGCATGAAAAACAGAGTTATATTTTGAAATAGCGTTATGACAAGAGCGATAACGACGCTCAATCCCTTTTTTATTTTTAATAGCGGTAACAGCATTGCTATGAAAAAATTTGGGGCGTAAATGCCACCCAGCCTTTTGGAAATTAAAGACATAAAGCCTCCAAATTAGTTACCTATATTCGAATTTAATTCGAAAAAAGGTAATATCTCGTTAATTTATTTTAAAAAAGATAAATGAGAAGGAAGGAGATCAGAAATTGATCAAACCATTCCTAGCTAACTAATAACTATAGGAGGGCGATATAAAGAAACGTTGAATTGTGGGATGGTATGTTGAGTCAAACTAGGTATAAAACGACTCACATTAGAGAGCGTTACTGATTGAATTGTCATCATTTCTAGCGCAATTGAAAAGCAACTACCAATAGGACAGTCACATTGATTATCGCAACAATCAAAAGTATCACTGGTTGTTTTGTTAACTAAATCAGTGTCAGACATTAATTGATGATGGCAAGCGTTAGTCGCAGTAGTGCTGGTATCGGTCGTAATGACATTAGATGTACTTAGCATTGAGTTCATATTAGAGGGACATGGCAAAATCACAGACGCAAAAGCTTGGCTGACAAATGTCATCAAGATAAAGATTACTGTGATAAATCGCTTACCAACCAAAATATAACTCCAATATTACTGATAATAATTTACACTCAACTAGCGTAAATCATCTTAGCTAATTGTAATGAATTTTAACGTTAAACAACCTGACCTAGGTCACATTTATAAGTAACAAATCAAGTAGGAATGACTTATGTATGCAATGTAAACGTTTGATATTAAATATATCTATAGTTTCTTTCCATAGTCGAATGCGTGTTTATTCATCGACTGGGGTGCCAACCGATAATTTACAGCATAAAACGCATCTATAAAGATCTCCCCTCAGTTTGACTGTAGACCTTGGCGGTGGTTTATGCCAGCTCGACAGCCAATTTACAAGGTCGACGAGACCCTTTGACTACCAACCGCCTCGGTGAAGGGCATACAACTAAAATCAACTAGATATAAGTGACTGGTTTTGTTGTTTTCATCATTACAACACCTTCTCCTAAGGGATTAATGTCGACTCCTTATGATTATTCAACGACCAACACCCCTTTATACATTTGCATCTGACAATGAAACGGATACTCGCCCTTTTCCAGTGCAGGTAATGCTATCGTGGTCGGTTTATCCAACGCCAAATCCTGACTAATCTCTAAGTCGGGTAGCAATACCGTGGCTGAACACCCCGATTTATCTTGGCGTAAAAAGGTTATTTCAGTCGGTGTATTGGCGGCAATATTAATTCTTGCTGGCGAATACACACCATCTTTAACCAGAATCGATGTGGTGGCATCAACGCTGGCTTCATTTGACGGTTTGTATAACCAAAACCACCAAACAATGAAACCGATTAGCGCGAGACAAAGTAAATTAATAACATGCCTATGCATCTGAGTCAGTTTTGGCTTATTCTTATAGTATAAATCAAGACTAGAAGTGAGATTTGCTATGAAAATGCCTGAAACGAGTTTTTTTGAATGGCAACGTCAATTCAGCGCTGAAATTGATTGCTTAAATCACATTAAGAAAATGAGATGGCCTAATGGTTTTGTTTGCCCTAGATGCTCTTGTGAGCATGCCTATGAGCTTACAACCCGCAATGTATATGAATGCAGTCAATGTCATAAACAAACATCGGTCACAGCAGACACATTATTCCACGGTAGCCGTATTCCTATCACTAAGTGGTTTTGGGCAATCTACTTTTTAGGCTCAGATAAAGGCAGTATTTCAGCATTAAGATTGAGCAAGCACATTGAAGTTAATTGGCGAACGGCACGTTTGATATTAAGTAAGCTGAGAACGGCTATGGGCCATAGAGACAGCTTATATAGACTGTCAGGCGTTATTGAAATTGATGATGCGTTAGTGGGTGGCAGAAGGAAGGGCAAGCGTGGACGTGGAGCAGAAGGTAAAACACCTGTTTTAGTTGCCGTTGAAAGCAAAGGAAAAAGAGCTGGATTTATTGCTATGCAGGCTGTGAATAGCGTTTGCCATGATAGTGTTGAAAAGTTCGTTGCCAAACACTTAACGAGACAGCAAAAAGTGCATACAGACGGCTTACCTGCGTTGAACATTATAGATAAGACTCAACAACATGAAGCGAGGGTTACCCCCAGTGAGCTTGTTGATGAATGGCTGCCTTGGGTTCATATTGCCATTGGTAACTTAAAGGCATTTTTACTTGGGACATTTCATGGTGTTTCAGGAAAGTACCTACAAGAATACCTGAGCGAGTTCTGTTATCGGTTCAATCGTAGACAAATGGAAAGAGAAATACCTAACAGATTGTTAAATTTGGCAATAATTCACACGCCAATACATTCTTACTGAGCCAACTGCATAGGCATTATTAATAATCATATTGGGCCTCTTAGTGTTCTTTAGCTTTAAATAAACGTAATCGATTCGCGTTACTCACTACGGTAAGCGATGAGAAAGCCATGGCAGCACCTGCAATCACTGGATTTAACAAAATACCAAATACCGGATAAAGCACTCCTGCCGCTAAGGGAATACCCGCAGCGTTATAAATAAATGCCCCAAACAAGTTTTGTTTAATGTTGCGCAGCGTTGCTTTACTAATAGCAATGGCATCGGCTAATCCATGAAGTGAACCGCGCATTAAGGTGATATCGGCACTTTCTATCGCGACATCGGTGCCCGTACCAATCGCGAACCCAACATCGGCTAACGCCAACGCTGGCGCGTCGTTAATCCCATCACCTGTCATACCAACCACTTCATTGTGACGTTGAAGTTCGGCCACTTTATTGGCTTT from Shewanella psychromarinicola includes the following:
- a CDS encoding IS1595 family transposase, which produces MKMPETSFFEWQRQFSAEIDCLNHIKKMRWPNGFVCPRCSCEHAYELTTRNVYECSQCHKQTSVTADTLFHGSRIPITKWFWAIYFLGSDKGSISALRLSKHIEVNWRTARLILSKLRTAMGHRDSLYRLSGVIEIDDALVGGRRKGKRGRGAEGKTPVLVAVESKGKRAGFIAMQAVNSVCHDSVEKFVAKHLTRQQKVHTDGLPALNIIDKTQQHEARVTPSELVDEWLPWVHIAIGNLKAFLLGTFHGVSGKYLQEYLSEFCYRFNRRQMEREIPNRLLNLAIIHTPIHSY
- a CDS encoding cupredoxin domain-containing protein encodes the protein MHRHVINLLCLALIGFIVWWFWLYKPSNEASVDATTSILVKDGVYSPARINIAANTPTEITFLRQDKSGCSATVLLPDLEISQDLALDKPTTIALPALEKGEYPFHCQMQMYKGVLVVE